A single window of Gambusia affinis linkage group LG18, SWU_Gaff_1.0, whole genome shotgun sequence DNA harbors:
- the LOC122820995 gene encoding gastrula zinc finger protein XlCGF57.1-like codes for MMIHTGEKPFSCGSCGRGFRCKTRLTRHMMIHTGEKPFSCVICGKSFAIRPNLTYHMRTHTGEKPFSCVTCGKGLSTRATLTHHMRTHTGEKPFCCVNCGKCFRFKSSLTRHNMIHTNEKPFSCVACKKKFTRKSYVLLHMRTHTGEKLFSCKSCGIKFFTKILLASHMKTHKCERPFLCETCEKRFRKKSQLLIHMRTHTGEKPFSCVNCGTCFRFKSNLTRHSMIHTNEKPFSCVTCKKKFTRKSYVLLHMRTHTGEKPFSCTSCEKSFSNKIGLTYHIKTHSGEECLACGTCGKSFQFKSQFNRHMQSHTSDQPFSCPSCGKKFLSKILLASHTKTHKYVKSFLCETCEKRFRTKSQLLIHMRTHTGEKPFSCMTCGKGFAKRSSLTYHKMIHTSEKPFSCGTCGKCFLRKYQLLLHMRIHTGEKPFSCVTCGRSFTYRAGLTYHMMTHSREKPFFCGTCGKRFRSRSHLNHHTNIHTGE; via the coding sequence atgatgattcacacaggagagaaaccttTCTCATGTGGTAGCTGTGGAAGAGGTTTCAGATGCAAAACACGTTTAACTCgtcacatgatgattcacacaggtgagaagcctttttcatgtgtgatctgtggaaaaagttttgcCATAAGACCTAATTTAACTTATCACATGAGGACtcacacaggagagaagcctttctcatgtgtgacctgtggaaaaggTTTATCCACTAGAGCTACTTTAACTCATCACATGAGGACTCACACGGGAGAGAAGCCTTTCTgctgtgtgaactgtggaaagtGTTTCAGATTCAAATCTAGTTTAACTCGTCACAATATGATTCATACAaatgagaagcctttctcttgtgtggcctgtaaaaaaaaattcacaagaaAATCTTATGTACTTCTTCACATGAGgactcacacaggtgagaagcttTTCTCATGTAAGAGCTGTGGAATAAAATTCTTCACTAAAATTCTTTTGGCTTCTCATATGAAGACTCATAAATGTGAAAGGCCTTTCTTGTGCGAAACCTGTGAAAAACGTTTCAGGAAGAAATCACAATTACTTATTCATATGAGGACtcacacaggagagaagccTTTCAgctgtgtgaactgtggaacgTGTTTCAGATTCAAATCTAATTTAACTCGTCACAGTATGATTCATACAAAcgagaagcctttctcttgtgtgacctgtaaaaaaaaatttacaagaaaatctTATGTACTTCTTCACATGAGgactcacacaggtgagaagcctttctcatgtaCAAGCTGtgaaaaaagcttttctaataaaattGGTCTAACTTACCACATAAAGACTCACAGTGGTGAAGAGTGTCTTGCTTGCGGgacttgtggaaaaagcttTCAATTCAAATCTCAGTTCAATCGTCATATGCAGAGTCACACAAGTGATCAGCCTTTCTCATGTCCAAGCTGTGGAAAGAAATTCTTGTCTAAAATCCTGTTAGCTTCTCACACGAAGACTCACAAATATGTAAAGTCTTTCTTGTGTGAGACCTGTGAAAAACGTTTCAGGACGAAATCACAATTACTTATTCATATGAGGACTCACACAGGAGAAAAGCCTTTCTCATGTATGAcatgtggaaaaggttttgcCAAAAGATCTTCTTTAACTTATCACAAGATGATTCACACaagtgagaagcctttctcatgtgggacctgtggaaaatgtttcctaAGAAAATATCAGTTACTTcttcacatgagaattcacacaggtgaaaaacctttttcttgtGTGACTTGTGGAAGAAGTTTTACTTACAGAGCCGGTTTAACTTATCACATGATGACTCACTCAAGAGAAAAGCCTTTTTTCTGTGggacttgtggaaaaagattCCGAAGTAGAAGTCATTTAAATCATCACACGAATATTCACACTGGTGAGTAG
- the LOC122820963 gene encoding uncharacterized protein LOC122820963 isoform X3, whose translation MSSIQPLMNEQVTPAEETFTEFKVIKVKIEEEMEDQTEINVKSEEEMEDQTEINVKSEEAMEDQTEIIVKSEEEMEDQTEINVKIEEEMDDQRRQLDFTRIPKIILHRIDEGKRLSPHHAGSI comes from the exons atgtcttcaattcAGCCCCTTATGAACGAGCAGGTaactcctgctgaagaaacattcacagagtttAAAGTAATCAAAGTCAAGAtcgaggaagagatggaggatcaGACAGAAATCAACGTCAAATCcgaggaagagatggaggatcaGACAGAAATCAACGTCAAATCCGAGGAAGCGATGGAGGATCAGACAGAAATCATCGTCAAATCcgaggaagagatggaggatcaGACAGAAATCAACGTTAAGATCGAGGAAGAAATGGACGATCAGCGCAGACAGCTGGATTTTACTCGGATACCGAAGATCATCTTACACCGGATAG ATGAAGGCAAGCGACTGTCGCCTCACCACGCAGGCTCCATATGA
- the LOC122820963 gene encoding gastrula zinc finger protein XlCGF57.1-like isoform X1: MSSIQPLMNEQVTPAEETFTEFKVIKVKIEEEMEDQTEINVKSEEEMEDQTEINVKSEEAMEDQTEIIVKSEEEMEDQTEINVKIEEEMDDQRRQLDFTRIPKIILHRIETFTELKEINVKIEEEMEDQHRLMDFSRIPKIILQRIDLPQCCVFKDEEVLNETEPQRNQLISQNSPEAEDQDQEGSNSEDPGKKRKEEKKQKEKYEKTKEQKGRTDTEKHSRQKLCSCKICDKTFSQNSNLMKHMINHTGEKHFSCSTCGKSYRQKSGLIYHMRIHTGEKPFSCGTCGKSFTTIGSLNVHMRIHTGEKPFSCGTCGKSFTTIGALNVHMRIHTGEKLFSCGTCGKSFTTIGALNVHMRIHTGEKLFSCGTCGKSFTTIGALNVHMRIHTGEKPFSCGTCGKSFTTIGALNVHMRIHTGEKPFSCGTCGKSFTTIGALNVHMRIHTGEKPFSCGTCGKSFSKKVNLNVHMRIHTGEKPFSCGTCGKSFTTIGALNVHMRIHTGQKPFSCVTCGKGFTRIGALNRHMRIHTGEKPFSCGTCGKSFNITSNLTRHMRIHTGEKPFSCGTCGKSFNITSNLTRHMRIHSD, encoded by the exons atgtcttcaattcAGCCCCTTATGAACGAGCAGGTaactcctgctgaagaaacattcacagagtttAAAGTAATCAAAGTCAAGAtcgaggaagagatggaggatcaGACAGAAATCAACGTCAAATCcgaggaagagatggaggatcaGACAGAAATCAACGTCAAATCCGAGGAAGCGATGGAGGATCAGACAGAAATCATCGTCAAATCcgaggaagagatggaggatcaGACAGAAATCAACGTTAAGATCGAGGAAGAAATGGACGATCAGCGCAGACAGCTGGATTTTACTCGGATACCGAAGATCATCTTACACCGGATAG aaacattcacagagttgAAAGAAATCAACGTTAAGAtcgaggaagagatggaggatcaGCACAGACTGATGGATTTCAGCCGGATACCGAAGATCATCTTACAGCGGATAG ATCTCCCACAATGCTGTGTGTTTAAAGATGAGGAGGTTCTCaatgaaacagaaccacagaggaACCAACTCATCTCTCAGAACTCTCCAGAAGCTGAGGACCAGGATCAGGAAGGAAGCAATTCTGAAGACccagggaaaaaaagaaaggaagaaaagaaacaaaaagagaaatatgaGAAAACCAAAGAGCAGAAAGGAAGAACTGACACTGAAAAACACTCAAGGCAAAAATTATGTTCTTGTAAAAtttgtgataaaacattttctcaaaacagTAACTTGATGAAACACATGATAAAtcacacaggagaaaaacacTTCTCTTGTTCAACCTGTGGGAAAAGTTACAGACAAAAGTCTGGTTTAATTtatcacatgagaattcacacaggtgagaagcctttctcttgtgggacgtgtggaaaaagtttcactaCTATAGGCTCTTTAAATgttcacatgagaattcacacaggtgagaagcctttctcttgtgggacgtgtggaaaaagtttcactaCTATAGGCGCTTTAAATgttcacatgagaattcacacaggtgagaagcttttctcttgtgggacctgtggaaaaagtttcactaCTATAGGCGCTTTAAATgttcacatgagaattcacacaggtgagaagcttttctcttgtgggacctgtggaaaaagtttcactaCTATAGGCGCTTTAAATgttcacatgagaattcacacaggtgagaagcctttctcttgtgggacctgtggaaaaagtttcactaCTATAGGCGCTTTAAATgttcacatgagaattcacacaggtgagaagcctttctcttgtgggacctgtggaaaaagtttcactaCTATTGGCGCTTTAAATgttcacatgagaattcacacaggtgagaagcctttctcttgtgggacgtgtggaaaaagtttctccAAGAAGgttaatttaaatgttcacatgagaattcacacaggtgagaagcctttctcttgtgggacctgtggaaaaagtttcactaCTATAGGCGCTTTAAATgttcacatgagaattcacacaggccagaagcctttctcttgtgttACCTGTGGTAAAGGTTTCACTCGTATAGGTGCTTTAAATAGAcatatgagaattcacacaggtgagaagcctttctcatgtgggacctgtggaaaaagtttcaataTTACAAGTAATTTAACTCGTcatatgagaattcacacaggtgagaagcctttctcatgtgggacctgtggaaaaagtttcaataTAACAAGTAATTTAACTCGTCACATGAGGATTCACTCAGACTAG